A single region of the Govania unica genome encodes:
- a CDS encoding hydantoinase B/oxoprolinase family protein, producing the protein MNKIDISSPDVFTIEIIKSALTAIGDEMFLTQRRTSMSPIIYESLDYGVGITDGSGRLIAQGNGIPGFIGTLDAAVLSVIEKFSGTNNIRPGDIFVTNDPYGGGGTHLSDVTLIKPVFHGTDIVAWTANKAHWTEVGGKDPGSFSPDSTDVYQEGLQFPCIKIFEADKPIASLMDLIAANVRLPDMTVGDIWAGVASLNVGARRFLGLLDKYGKATVEQAIDALLDHSAAMIGEKFQALPRGVFEAEDWVDEDGLGNGPFRITVKVTITDDEFITDYTGSDPQAPGPVNNTWCGLVSAVRQVFMSITSPGVLATEGCFRRIRIICPEGTITRARRPAPVSSYYEAMIVATDLVWKALAPHLPDRLPAGQFGSICSTVIDGTLENGEPYLLVEPLAGGWGAGQDKDGENGQFAVGNGETANIPVEITETRYGVLVEQYAFHQSTGGAGKFRGGRGVRLDYRILSDRAWLSTMFARGQTAPWAIAGGALGSCNFTTVRRADGSETAPFSKVGRLPLMKGDVVQLVTGAGGGWGDPEERAPERIKADIKDGYLTEDDAAALYGYRLD; encoded by the coding sequence ATGAATAAAATCGATATCTCCAGCCCCGATGTTTTTACCATCGAGATCATCAAAAGCGCGCTGACCGCCATCGGCGACGAAATGTTCCTGACCCAGCGGCGCACCTCCATGAGCCCGATCATTTATGAATCGCTCGATTACGGGGTCGGCATCACCGACGGCAGCGGCCGGTTGATTGCGCAGGGCAACGGCATTCCGGGCTTCATCGGCACCCTCGACGCCGCCGTACTGTCGGTGATTGAGAAATTCAGCGGCACAAATAATATTCGTCCCGGCGATATTTTCGTCACCAACGACCCTTACGGCGGCGGCGGCACGCATTTGTCCGATGTGACCCTGATCAAGCCGGTGTTCCATGGCACGGATATCGTCGCCTGGACCGCCAACAAGGCCCATTGGACAGAAGTCGGCGGCAAGGATCCCGGCAGCTTCAGCCCGGACTCCACCGATGTCTATCAGGAAGGATTGCAATTCCCCTGTATCAAGATTTTCGAAGCCGACAAGCCCATTGCCTCGCTGATGGATCTGATCGCCGCCAATGTGCGGCTGCCGGACATGACCGTCGGTGATATCTGGGCTGGGGTGGCCTCGCTCAATGTGGGGGCGCGGCGGTTTCTCGGGCTCCTCGACAAATATGGCAAAGCCACGGTCGAACAGGCCATCGACGCCCTGCTCGATCACAGCGCGGCTATGATCGGCGAAAAATTCCAAGCCCTGCCACGCGGCGTGTTCGAGGCCGAGGACTGGGTTGACGAAGACGGCCTCGGCAACGGTCCGTTCCGCATCACGGTCAAAGTCACCATCACCGACGATGAATTCATCACCGACTACACCGGCTCGGACCCGCAGGCTCCCGGGCCGGTCAACAACACCTGGTGCGGGCTGGTGTCCGCCGTGCGCCAGGTGTTCATGTCGATCACCAGCCCCGGCGTGCTCGCGACCGAAGGCTGTTTCCGCCGCATCCGCATCATCTGCCCCGAAGGCACCATCACCCGCGCCCGCCGTCCGGCCCCGGTGTCGTCTTATTACGAAGCCATGATCGTGGCCACCGACCTCGTCTGGAAGGCGCTTGCCCCGCATCTGCCGGACCGCTTGCCAGCCGGTCAGTTCGGCTCCATCTGCTCGACCGTGATCGACGGCACGCTTGAAAATGGCGAGCCCTATCTGCTGGTGGAGCCGCTTGCCGGTGGCTGGGGCGCAGGCCAGGACAAGGACGGCGAAAACGGCCAGTTCGCCGTCGGAAATGGCGAAACCGCCAATATCCCGGTTGAAATCACCGAAACCCGTTACGGCGTTCTGGTGGAGCAATATGCCTTCCACCAGAGCACCGGCGGCGCGGGCAAGTTTCGCGGCGGGCGCGGGGTCAGGCTTGATTACCGCATTCTGTCGGACCGCGCCTGGCTGTCCACCATGTTCGCCCGCGGCCAGACCGCGCCTTGGGCCATCGCCGGCGGTGCCCTCGGCTCCTGTAATTTCACCACCGTGCGGCGCGCCGACGGCAGCGAAACAGCCCCCTTCAGCAAGGTCGGACGCCTGCCCTTGATGAAAGGCGATGTGGTGCAGCTTGTCACCGGCGCGGGCGGCGGTTGGGGCGATCCAGAGGAACGCGCCCCAGAACGGATAAAGGCCGATATCAAAGACGGATATCTCACGGAAGACGATGCGGCGGCGCTTTATGGGTACAGGTTAGACTGA
- a CDS encoding hydantoinase/oxoprolinase family protein: MTIRVASDVGGTFTDLVYIQDGQIGAVKADTTPPDFETGVLDALQKSAISREDISFFAHGSTVVINALTERKGVKTALITTRGFRDVLEIARGNTPDLYNIYYRKPKPFVRRQLRHEVTERLSHKGEVLTPLAEDEIPAILDVFRAEGVAAIAVCFLHAYANPLHEARTVELIRALWPEVAVIASHEITREWREYERTNTTVLSAYVLPIAQSYIERLEQKLRQSGVVAAPYIMQSNGGISTATAAKANPITLIESGPVSGILGAASYGQLIGQRDLIVLDIGGTTAKCSLIHDGQTRITTEYVLEKTPLSPGYPLRTPVIDIVEIGNGGGSIAWVDSAGSLHVGPQSAGSVPGPVSYGKGGRAPTTTDANLLTGRINPDKFVGGEITPDMVAVERAFTELGTALGKAALPTARGVIQIANANMVNALKLVSVNRGYDPRDYALMAFGGGGAMHAAALAAELNIPTVIIPPHAAVFSAWGMLMIDLRRDLIRTRIQPLGPETEAHIMALFAELEQEALAAFAADGFAADQVLLERFVDARYRGQDHTVKVAIGIQSVAEVIERFHAAHEQEYTFRLDNPVEVVNLHLIAYGLVDKPKLAPAPRGPADATAARSGQRLVDFDISGEHLADLYDRAKLRHGMSFTGPAIVEEAATVTVVPPGARVEVDAFGGLHLFLS, encoded by the coding sequence ATGACGATCCGTGTTGCAAGCGATGTGGGCGGAACCTTCACCGACCTCGTCTATATTCAGGATGGCCAGATCGGCGCCGTCAAGGCCGATACCACCCCGCCCGACTTTGAAACCGGCGTGCTCGACGCCCTGCAGAAATCCGCCATTTCGCGGGAGGACATCTCGTTCTTCGCCCATGGCTCGACGGTCGTCATCAATGCCCTGACCGAACGCAAGGGCGTGAAAACCGCGCTGATCACCACGCGCGGCTTCCGCGATGTGCTGGAAATCGCCCGCGGCAATACGCCCGATCTCTATAATATCTATTACCGCAAGCCGAAGCCCTTCGTGCGCCGCCAGTTGCGCCATGAAGTGACCGAGCGGCTGTCGCACAAGGGCGAGGTGCTGACCCCGCTTGCGGAGGATGAAATCCCCGCCATCCTCGATGTCTTCCGCGCCGAGGGTGTCGCCGCCATCGCCGTCTGTTTTCTCCATGCTTACGCGAATCCGCTGCATGAGGCCCGCACAGTCGAGCTGATCCGTGCCCTGTGGCCCGAGGTGGCGGTCATCGCCTCCCACGAAATCACCCGCGAATGGCGCGAATATGAACGCACCAACACCACGGTGCTGTCAGCCTATGTGCTGCCCATCGCGCAGAGCTATATCGAGCGGCTGGAACAGAAACTGCGCCAAAGCGGCGTCGTGGCCGCGCCCTATATCATGCAATCGAACGGCGGCATCAGCACCGCCACCGCCGCCAAGGCCAACCCGATCACGCTCATCGAATCCGGCCCGGTGAGCGGGATTCTTGGCGCCGCCTCCTATGGTCAGTTGATCGGCCAGCGCGATCTGATCGTGCTCGATATCGGCGGCACCACCGCCAAATGCTCGCTGATCCATGATGGCCAGACCCGCATCACCACCGAATATGTGCTGGAAAAAACGCCGCTGTCGCCGGGCTATCCGCTCAGGACGCCGGTCATCGATATTGTCGAGATCGGCAATGGCGGCGGCTCCATCGCCTGGGTCGACAGCGCGGGCAGCCTGCATGTGGGGCCGCAAAGCGCGGGGTCGGTGCCAGGCCCGGTCAGTTATGGCAAGGGCGGCAGGGCGCCGACCACCACCGACGCCAATCTTCTGACCGGACGTATCAACCCCGATAAATTCGTCGGCGGTGAGATCACCCCTGACATGGTAGCGGTCGAGCGCGCCTTTACCGAGCTTGGCACAGCGCTTGGCAAGGCGGCGCTTCCGACGGCGCGCGGCGTCATTCAGATCGCCAATGCCAATATGGTCAATGCGCTCAAGCTCGTGTCCGTCAATCGCGGTTATGATCCGCGCGATTACGCGCTGATGGCCTTTGGCGGCGGCGGCGCCATGCATGCGGCGGCGCTCGCGGCGGAGCTGAATATTCCGACCGTCATCATCCCGCCCCATGCCGCCGTCTTTTCAGCCTGGGGCATGCTGATGATCGATTTGCGGCGCGATCTGATCCGCACCCGCATCCAGCCGCTTGGGCCGGAGACGGAAGCCCATATCATGGCGCTGTTCGCCGAGCTTGAGCAGGAGGCGCTGGCCGCCTTCGCCGCCGATGGCTTTGCCGCCGATCAGGTGCTGCTCGAACGCTTCGTCGATGCCCGTTATCGCGGTCAGGATCATACCGTCAAGGTGGCCATCGGCATCCAGTCCGTGGCTGAAGTCATCGAGCGCTTTCATGCCGCCCATGAGCAGGAATATACCTTCCGCCTCGATAATCCGGTGGAGGTGGTCAATCTGCATCTCATCGCCTATGGGCTCGTGGACAAGCCGAAACTTGCCCCCGCACCACGCGGCCCCGCCGATGCGACGGCGGCCCGTTCGGGGCAACGATTGGTTGATTTTGATATCTCTGGTGAACATCTTGCCGATTTATATGACCGGGCCAAACTGCGTCATGGCATGAGCTTCACCGGCCCCGCCATTGTCGAGGAAGCGGCCACCGTGACCGTCGTTCCACCCGGCGCACGGGTCGAGGTTGACGCCTTCGGCGGCCTTCATCTTTTTCTATCGTGA
- a CDS encoding Lrp/AsnC family transcriptional regulator translates to MKRLIKLDRINRKILTVLQSNARISNIELADKVGLSPSACLQRTKALEDAGYILQYVMAVDLDKICINVMIYVEFTLEKHRMQDLERFERTVRTIPELVDCLRVSGRFDYISFVVCNSIADFNKLCDDLLSRDLGISSIRSNVVLDKPKWFGGYPLDDLEWKEGV, encoded by the coding sequence GTGAAACGCTTGATCAAGCTGGACCGGATCAACCGGAAAATCCTGACCGTTCTGCAATCAAACGCACGCATCAGCAATATCGAACTGGCCGACAAGGTCGGTCTGTCCCCAAGCGCCTGTCTGCAACGCACCAAGGCGTTGGAGGACGCAGGCTATATCCTGCAATATGTGATGGCGGTCGATCTCGACAAGATCTGCATCAATGTGATGATCTATGTGGAGTTCACGCTGGAAAAGCACCGCATGCAGGATCTTGAACGGTTCGAACGCACGGTGCGCACCATCCCTGAACTGGTCGATTGCCTGCGCGTCAGCGGCCGCTTCGACTATATATCCTTTGTGGTCTGCAATTCGATCGCCGATTTCAACAAGCTCTGTGACGATCTGTTGTCGCGGGATCTCGGCATTTCCTCGATCCGCAGCAATGTGGTGCTCGACAAACCCAAATGGTTCGGCGGCTACCCGCTCGATGATCTCGAATGGAAAGAGGGAGTTTAG
- a CDS encoding PepSY-associated TM helix domain-containing protein, with product MTSKLRSLHKYISLSLALFWFLQALTGVLLVFQYELDNARIDRAAVPFDPVAFGQGIARIEADNPGKTIPYIYTAGSGDRFDVYLAGADDKTDILRVDGDGRLLRTLPADHGLFGDALFKTALNWHETLFSGATGHVLVGISGIFLLSNIILGLKLAWPRNRQWRQAFAPQKARKGVASRYAWHRALGLGFAIPALAIVLTGVFMVWEDQIGDSLGADQATPAPDLSAATGGSNLIPLAHAIAIAQGQYPGARISIISPPGDGAPWYRLRLLQNDESRHLFGTTMVYVDAADGRVLADYDALKAPVPDRIVKAFYSIHTGDVLGTAGRVLVLVTGLWLVTMLTLGLMLWSARRKPRKKD from the coding sequence ATGACATCGAAACTCCGCAGCCTGCATAAATATATCAGTCTCTCGCTGGCCCTGTTCTGGTTCCTGCAGGCCTTGACCGGGGTGTTGCTGGTGTTCCAGTATGAACTGGACAATGCCCGCATCGACCGTGCCGCAGTACCATTCGACCCTGTCGCCTTCGGGCAGGGCATAGCACGCATCGAGGCGGACAATCCCGGCAAGACCATTCCTTATATTTATACGGCGGGGAGCGGCGATCGCTTTGACGTCTATCTCGCCGGTGCGGATGACAAGACCGATATTTTGCGGGTCGATGGCGACGGCAGATTGTTGCGGACACTGCCTGCCGATCATGGACTGTTCGGGGACGCCCTGTTCAAAACCGCGCTCAACTGGCATGAAACGTTGTTTTCCGGCGCGACCGGACATGTTCTGGTGGGGATCAGCGGGATTTTCCTGCTGAGCAATATCATCCTTGGTCTTAAACTCGCCTGGCCGCGCAATCGGCAATGGCGACAGGCTTTCGCGCCGCAAAAGGCCCGTAAAGGTGTGGCCAGCCGCTATGCCTGGCATCGCGCGCTCGGGCTCGGCTTCGCCATCCCCGCTTTGGCCATCGTGCTGACCGGGGTGTTCATGGTATGGGAAGATCAGATCGGCGACAGTCTCGGCGCGGATCAGGCGACCCCGGCACCCGACCTGAGCGCGGCCACGGGTGGCAGCAACCTCATTCCCCTGGCGCACGCCATCGCCATCGCGCAAGGGCAATATCCGGGGGCTAGGATCTCGATCATATCACCGCCCGGGGACGGTGCGCCCTGGTATCGGCTCCGCCTGCTGCAGAACGACGAAAGCCGCCATCTGTTCGGTACGACAATGGTCTATGTGGACGCCGCCGACGGCCGGGTGCTCGCCGATTACGACGCCCTCAAGGCCCCGGTTCCGGATCGCATCGTCAAGGCTTTCTACAGCATTCATACCGGCGATGTGCTGGGTACGGCGGGGCGGGTGCTGGTGCTGGTGACCGGGCTGTGGCTCGTCACCATGCTCACCCTTGGCCTGATGTTATGGTCCGCCCGCCGTAAACCGCGTAAGAAGGACTAA
- a CDS encoding amidohydrolase family protein codes for MTPVFSKSLVSLALAGLIVSTAARAENGLPMQPGRNLNFTVSSGTWMSLDVSPDGKSILFDLLGDIYRLDIKGGKAVPLLTGMAVETQPTYSPDGRMIAFISDRGGNENVWVAKADGSAARAISTLDNNMEFSSPAWSTDGKSVYVSHLTASLGVYELWQYMLDGSAPVRVTQGKISDDQPKSTRYTAVGAVASRDGKYLYYATRIGAHEDHTTFPAMTITRREIASGREEPVVSAQGSAFRPALSPDDRYLVYGTRYDSETGLRIHDLRTGEDRWLAYPVQLDQQEAFATSDILPRYSFTPDGKAIILSRGNKIKRIDVATGQATAIPFTADVKLGIGPSTRQDIREATGPVQARLVQTPATSPDGQSIAFSAMTQLYVMALDGSRPRLLPTHGQAAFHPSWSADGQSLTYITWDAKGGGHVWRMNKDGSKAVRLTREPGYYSNPIFTPDGRSVIALRSGNHARMHVLPFEFGTSRQADLVRIPLDGGDIKLIRSGSFGSVQFTRDAERIYLYGGDGLSSLRLDGSDYRQHLRVTGPGYYFLEGRFPVEDLRVSPDGKWAIVQIISEAYLVAIPDNATEVPVIDLGDPAAKTRKLTTIGADFIGWSDGGKTLNWTVGSTYFRLPLANVTFDKAPLTSIEKFPAIVEMPRDIPDGVILLRGATAITMKGDEVIEDADVLVIKNRIAAVGKRGTLEVPSTAEIRDISGQYVMPGFVDTHAHWAEIRRGVLDRESYPFLANLAYGVTAGLDVSTLTIDTLAYQDMIDAGMMIGPRAYSTSTAVFSFNEFQSLDHARNVLRRYKDYYRVDNLKEYRAGNRRQRQWVAMAAREIGLQPTTEGALNLKLDLSQIIDGFAGNEHTLVATPLGQDFVELVTRAHVSYSPTLIITHGGPPAYSHFYAANNVHDDPKVNHFFPHFAIDSKTRRGHWYSEKEFLYPRFAADAAKVYRAGGLLGVGSHSEFEGLAYHWEMQALASGGLTPHEVLKIATIGSSEVIGRKSELGSIEPGKFADLIILDKNPLLDIKNSLALRQVMKNGRLYNADTLDEVWPRQKPLPPLWFHGEAPPKSHRVP; via the coding sequence ATGACGCCGGTCTTTTCAAAATCTCTGGTCTCCCTTGCCCTCGCCGGTTTGATTGTGAGCACGGCGGCCCGGGCCGAGAACGGTTTGCCCATGCAGCCCGGGCGCAATTTGAACTTTACGGTATCGAGCGGCACCTGGATGTCGCTTGATGTGTCGCCCGATGGCAAGTCCATTCTGTTTGATCTGCTGGGCGATATTTACCGGCTTGATATCAAGGGCGGCAAGGCTGTGCCCCTGCTGACCGGCATGGCGGTTGAGACCCAGCCGACTTATTCCCCTGACGGCAGGATGATCGCTTTTATCAGTGATCGCGGCGGCAATGAAAATGTCTGGGTCGCGAAGGCCGATGGCAGTGCCGCGCGGGCCATCTCGACGCTCGACAATAATATGGAATTCAGTTCGCCGGCCTGGAGCACCGATGGCAAATCGGTTTATGTGTCGCATCTCACAGCCAGTCTTGGCGTCTATGAGCTGTGGCAATATATGCTTGATGGCAGCGCGCCGGTGCGGGTGACGCAAGGCAAAATTTCCGACGATCAACCGAAAAGCACACGCTATACTGCGGTGGGCGCGGTGGCCTCCCGTGACGGCAAATATCTTTATTACGCGACGCGCATCGGTGCACATGAGGATCACACAACCTTCCCGGCCATGACCATCACCCGGCGCGAGATCGCGAGCGGGCGTGAGGAACCGGTGGTGAGCGCGCAGGGCAGCGCCTTCCGCCCGGCGCTGTCGCCCGATGATCGCTATCTTGTTTATGGCACGCGCTATGACAGCGAAACCGGGTTGCGCATCCATGACCTGCGGACGGGAGAGGATCGCTGGCTCGCTTATCCGGTGCAGCTTGATCAGCAGGAAGCCTTTGCCACCAGCGACATTCTGCCGCGTTACAGTTTCACGCCCGATGGCAAGGCGATCATCCTCAGCCGTGGCAATAAAATCAAACGCATTGATGTGGCAACAGGTCAGGCCACCGCCATTCCCTTCACGGCGGATGTCAAACTTGGTATCGGCCCGTCCACCCGGCAGGACATTCGCGAAGCCACGGGGCCCGTGCAGGCGCGGCTGGTGCAAACGCCCGCGACCTCCCCCGACGGTCAGAGCATCGCCTTTTCGGCCATGACGCAGCTTTATGTGATGGCGCTCGACGGCAGCAGGCCGCGTCTGCTGCCGACCCATGGGCAGGCCGCCTTTCACCCGAGCTGGTCGGCGGACGGCCAAAGCCTGACCTATATCACCTGGGACGCCAAAGGCGGCGGCCATGTCTGGCGCATGAACAAGGACGGCAGCAAGGCCGTGCGGCTGACCCGCGAGCCAGGCTATTATTCGAATCCGATCTTCACCCCGGACGGACGCAGCGTTATTGCCCTCCGGTCCGGCAATCATGCGCGCATGCATGTCCTTCCGTTTGAATTCGGGACGTCTCGTCAGGCCGATCTCGTCCGCATTCCCCTTGATGGCGGCGACATCAAGCTGATCAGATCGGGCAGTTTCGGTTCGGTCCAATTCACCCGCGATGCTGAGCGGATTTATCTTTATGGCGGTGACGGACTTTCGTCGCTCCGCCTTGACGGCTCGGATTACCGCCAGCATCTGCGCGTTACCGGGCCGGGATATTATTTCCTCGAAGGCCGCTTCCCGGTCGAGGACCTGCGCGTCAGCCCCGATGGCAAATGGGCCATCGTGCAGATTATTTCCGAAGCTTATCTGGTTGCGATTCCTGACAACGCGACCGAGGTTCCGGTGATTGATCTGGGCGACCCGGCAGCGAAAACGCGCAAGCTTACCACCATCGGTGCGGATTTCATCGGCTGGTCCGATGGCGGGAAAACCTTGAACTGGACGGTGGGATCGACTTATTTCCGCCTGCCGCTTGCCAATGTGACATTCGACAAGGCGCCGCTGACTTCGATCGAAAAATTTCCTGCCATTGTGGAGATGCCGCGTGATATTCCGGACGGCGTGATCCTGCTGAGAGGCGCCACCGCCATCACCATGAAAGGTGACGAGGTTATCGAAGACGCCGATGTGCTGGTGATCAAAAACCGCATCGCCGCCGTTGGCAAACGCGGCACGCTTGAGGTCCCGAGCACTGCCGAAATCCGCGACATCAGCGGGCAATATGTGATGCCGGGATTTGTCGATACCCATGCCCATTGGGCGGAAATCCGGCGCGGCGTTCTTGATCGGGAAAGTTATCCCTTTCTTGCCAATCTGGCTTATGGCGTGACTGCCGGACTTGATGTATCGACGCTGACCATCGACACCCTCGCCTATCAGGACATGATCGACGCCGGGATGATGATCGGGCCGCGCGCCTATTCCACCAGCACCGCCGTGTTTTCCTTCAACGAGTTTCAATCGCTGGATCATGCGCGCAATGTCTTGCGCCGCTATAAGGATTATTACCGGGTCGACAATCTCAAGGAATATCGCGCTGGCAACCGGCGGCAGCGGCAATGGGTGGCCATGGCCGCGCGCGAAATCGGGTTGCAGCCGACCACCGAAGGGGCGCTGAATTTAAAGCTCGACCTGTCACAAATCATCGACGGTTTCGCGGGCAATGAACATACGCTGGTGGCCACACCGCTTGGACAGGATTTTGTCGAGCTGGTCACCCGTGCCCATGTGAGCTATTCGCCGACCCTGATCATCACCCATGGCGGACCACCGGCTTACAGCCATTTTTATGCCGCCAACAACGTCCATGACGACCCCAAGGTCAATCACTTCTTCCCGCATTTCGCCATCGACAGCAAGACGCGGCGCGGGCATTGGTACAGCGAAAAGGAATTCCTCTATCCGCGCTTTGCCGCCGATGCTGCCAAGGTTTATCGCGCAGGCGGTTTGCTCGGCGTCGGCAGCCATAGCGAGTTCGAGGGCCTCGCCTATCACTGGGAAATGCAGGCGCTCGCGTCGGGCGGACTCACGCCCCATGAAGTGTTGAAAATCGCCACCATCGGATCAAGCGAAGTGATCGGCCGCAAAAGCGAGCTTGGCAGCATCGAGCCGGGCAAGTTTGCCGATCTGATCATTCTCGATAAAAATCCGCTGCTCGATATCAAGAATTCGCTGGCGCTGCGGCAGGTCATGAAAAACGGCCGCCTCTATAATGCCGATACGCTGGATGAAGTCTGGCCGCGCCAGAAACCTTTGCCGCCGCTCTGGTTTCATGGTGAAGCTCCTCCAAAATCCCATAGGGTCCCATGA
- a CDS encoding amidohydrolase family protein, translated as MIRKTLLLAVLATTSIPAQAETIAIIHAKLYGATAGVIDNATVVIRDGRISTVSNAAPPAEARVIDAEGRIVTPGLINSATQIGIIEVASAQNTNDSSAAKDVLGPAFDVQYGLNGNSLLVSQARADGLTSAVIFPSASADAPFSGFAALMRLRDDGRVLDRARVAEFAHIGAETADESGKSRSAQWGELRNALDEARAFKAHAASYKTAPARDHLLKRPDAEALQAVIDGRVPLAIFVERESDIRAAVALADDYKLRLVIMGGTEAWRVAPLLAARNIPVVLNPFANLPMTFDEVGARLDNAALLHKAGVTIGFYTISIAQSYNAGSSIREGAGLAVANGLSWQAALDAITVNGAKIWSNTATTIAKGQAADLVIWDGDPLDPRSAPTTILIDGKDMSLRTRQGELARRYHPQAAETGLPPSYR; from the coding sequence ATGATCCGCAAAACTCTCCTGCTCGCGGTGTTGGCCACGACCAGCATTCCCGCGCAGGCCGAAACCATCGCCATCATCCATGCCAAACTTTATGGGGCAACTGCGGGCGTGATCGACAACGCCACCGTCGTCATCCGCGACGGCCGCATCAGCACCGTCAGCAATGCCGCACCGCCAGCTGAAGCGCGGGTCATTGATGCCGAAGGCCGCATCGTCACGCCGGGGCTGATCAATTCGGCGACACAGATCGGCATTATCGAAGTGGCGAGCGCGCAGAACACCAATGACAGCTCCGCTGCAAAAGACGTGCTCGGCCCGGCTTTCGATGTGCAATATGGCCTGAATGGAAATTCCCTGCTGGTGTCGCAAGCGCGCGCCGATGGCCTGACGAGCGCGGTGATTTTTCCAAGCGCCTCGGCAGACGCACCCTTTTCCGGCTTTGCCGCGCTGATGCGTTTGCGCGATGACGGCCGCGTGCTCGATCGGGCACGGGTTGCCGAATTCGCCCATATCGGGGCCGAGACCGCAGACGAAAGCGGCAAATCGCGCAGCGCCCAATGGGGTGAATTGCGCAATGCCCTGGATGAAGCGCGCGCCTTCAAGGCCCATGCGGCAAGTTATAAAACCGCACCCGCACGCGATCATCTGCTCAAGCGCCCGGATGCCGAGGCTTTGCAGGCGGTGATCGACGGCCGTGTGCCGCTGGCGATCTTTGTCGAACGCGAGTCCGACATTCGCGCCGCCGTAGCGCTCGCCGACGATTACAAATTGCGCCTTGTGATCATGGGCGGCACCGAGGCCTGGCGGGTCGCGCCGCTGTTGGCCGCGCGCAATATTCCGGTGGTGCTCAATCCCTTCGCCAATCTGCCCATGACCTTTGACGAGGTCGGGGCACGGCTTGACAATGCGGCGCTGCTCCATAAGGCCGGGGTGACGATCGGGTTCTATACCATCAGCATCGCGCAAAGCTACAACGCCGGATCCTCCATTCGCGAAGGTGCGGGGCTGGCCGTGGCCAATGGTTTATCCTGGCAGGCGGCGCTTGATGCCATCACTGTGAATGGCGCGAAAATATGGTCGAATACCGCGACAACCATCGCCAAGGGGCAAGCCGCGGATCTGGTGATCTGGGACGGCGATCCCCTTGATCCCCGAAGCGCGCCCACAACCATCTTGATCGATGGCAAGGACATGTCGTTGCGCACGCGTCAGGGCGAGCTTGCCCGCCGCTATCATCCGCAGGCTGCGGAGACCGGCCTGCCGCCCTCTTATCGCTGA